Proteins from one Deltaproteobacteria bacterium genomic window:
- the trmB gene encoding tRNA (guanosine(46)-N7)-methyltransferase TrmB has product MEEDIEIKDWQKPFQIFPALPDIQNTSDWILEIGPGNGKFILWMAQNHPQKTFFTLELRNMRYQNVVEKTKKLKLNNLISVHGDARYCLTELLEKETLSEIFILFPDPWFKRRHYKHRLINEERTELFHKLLKTVGKVWVATDDAPYAEHIQQVFLEKHWEIQEGKSLFPTYFETKWKKMGRTIHYFCFVKKLL; this is encoded by the coding sequence ATGGAAGAAGACATAGAAATAAAAGATTGGCAAAAACCCTTTCAGATCTTTCCAGCCCTTCCGGATATTCAAAATACATCCGACTGGATTCTAGAGATAGGCCCCGGCAATGGAAAGTTTATTTTATGGATGGCCCAAAATCATCCCCAAAAAACCTTTTTTACCTTGGAACTGCGAAACATGCGCTACCAGAATGTCGTGGAAAAAACGAAGAAATTAAAGCTGAACAATCTCATTTCAGTACATGGCGATGCTCGTTATTGCCTGACTGAGCTTTTGGAAAAAGAAACACTGAGTGAAATCTTTATTTTATTCCCCGATCCCTGGTTTAAAAGACGTCATTATAAACATCGCTTAATTAACGAAGAGCGTACAGAGTTATTTCATAAGTTATTAAAAACCGTAGGAAAAGTTTGGGTGGCTACCGACGACGCCCCTTACGCCGAGCACATCCAGCAAGTGTTCTTAGAAAAACATTGGGAGATTCAAGAAGGCAAATCGCTTTTTCCCACTTACTTCGAGACTAAATGGAAAAAAATGGGTAGAACCATTCATTATTTTTGTTTTGTGAAGAAACTTTTATAG